One Nitrospira sp. DNA segment encodes these proteins:
- a CDS encoding glycine--tRNA ligase subunit beta encodes MPTKKSKTKTVSRAKKAAPASRAKTPATTELLLEIGTEELPYQFVAPALRALQQGAETLLKDLRLTYGAVRTMGTPRRLVLLVEGLARQQASAVKESMGPSKAVAFDQSGQPTRAAIGFAAGQGVPVESLQVRQTPKGDYLFAVKQEKGQAVAAVLTQALPQLLAKLSFPKAMHWNQTGVRFARPVRWLIALCGGKVLPIQFATIKAGNFSQGHRVLGAKVSSSKGFAVKSIAHYLKETERHSVIVDQDRRRAMILDQLASLAKSARGHLHQDDELLEQAVYMVECPLTILGSFKPHYLALPKEILMTSMKEHQGYFSLVDSNGALLPNFLAVTNMKLSNMQLIREGNERVLAARLADAKFFFDEDRKTSLADRVAKQLAVTFHQKLGSLHQKTQRVIAMAAHVAGQLGDDRVIQDCRRAAELSKADLLTGIVGEFPTLQGIMGGEYAKHDGESSVVSTAIREQYMPRAMEGELPESLAGKVLSLADRLDSIAGFFMVGLVPSGSEDPFALRRHATAIVRILIESRLRLNLAQAVRAAQEGLTAQNVTAAPHTGKGGAPDVIGFLYERVRFYGKSAHQLRDDVMEAVLKSVDRRNVDMVDLFDKMQALQQISTRAEFDPLIAGFKRAHRLTEKEQWDRKPVESDAFRETAESALHQTVRSSHDDYRSAMGTGQYGQALDVLVRMKGPIDDFFNAVMVNAEDPLIRGNRLSLLKEVDDLFMSFADFSQIVVQGT; translated from the coding sequence ATGCCAACCAAGAAATCCAAGACCAAGACTGTTTCACGCGCGAAGAAGGCTGCGCCTGCCTCACGCGCCAAGACTCCCGCGACGACCGAATTGTTGCTTGAAATCGGCACCGAAGAGTTGCCCTATCAGTTTGTCGCTCCGGCCTTACGCGCGTTGCAGCAGGGGGCGGAGACCTTGCTGAAGGATTTGCGCCTGACGTATGGCGCTGTCCGGACGATGGGGACACCGCGGCGGCTCGTGTTGCTGGTGGAAGGGCTGGCGAGACAACAGGCCTCGGCCGTCAAGGAATCCATGGGGCCGTCAAAAGCCGTGGCCTTCGATCAGTCGGGTCAGCCGACGAGAGCGGCCATTGGGTTTGCCGCGGGTCAAGGCGTGCCGGTTGAGTCTCTGCAAGTCCGGCAGACGCCCAAAGGCGACTATCTGTTTGCGGTGAAGCAAGAGAAGGGCCAGGCCGTGGCTGCGGTCCTGACGCAGGCCTTGCCGCAGTTGTTGGCCAAGTTGTCGTTCCCTAAGGCCATGCATTGGAACCAGACCGGGGTGCGCTTTGCTCGGCCGGTGCGTTGGTTGATAGCGCTCTGCGGGGGCAAGGTCCTGCCGATTCAGTTCGCGACGATCAAAGCCGGCAATTTCAGCCAGGGGCATCGGGTGCTGGGTGCGAAGGTGTCCAGTTCGAAGGGATTTGCCGTCAAGTCCATCGCCCACTATTTGAAAGAGACCGAGCGCCACAGCGTGATTGTGGACCAGGACCGGCGCCGAGCGATGATTCTGGACCAACTGGCCTCGCTGGCCAAGTCCGCGCGCGGGCACCTGCACCAGGACGATGAGTTGCTGGAGCAGGCCGTGTATATGGTGGAATGCCCGCTGACGATTCTAGGGTCCTTTAAACCGCATTATCTCGCGCTCCCGAAAGAAATTCTGATGACCTCCATGAAAGAGCACCAGGGGTATTTCTCCCTGGTGGACTCGAACGGCGCGTTGTTGCCCAATTTCCTGGCGGTCACGAATATGAAGTTGTCGAATATGCAGTTGATCCGGGAAGGCAACGAACGGGTCCTGGCCGCCCGCTTGGCCGATGCGAAATTTTTCTTCGACGAGGATCGCAAGACGTCGCTGGCGGATCGCGTGGCCAAACAGCTCGCGGTCACATTCCACCAGAAACTCGGTAGTTTGCATCAGAAGACGCAGCGCGTCATAGCGATGGCGGCTCATGTGGCCGGGCAGCTTGGTGATGATCGAGTGATTCAGGACTGCCGGCGCGCGGCGGAACTCAGCAAGGCTGATCTGCTGACGGGTATTGTCGGCGAGTTTCCGACCCTGCAAGGAATCATGGGCGGGGAGTATGCGAAACACGACGGGGAGTCTTCGGTCGTCAGCACGGCGATTCGCGAACAGTACATGCCACGGGCGATGGAGGGGGAGTTGCCGGAGTCATTGGCAGGGAAGGTGCTTTCCCTGGCTGACCGGTTAGACAGCATTGCCGGATTTTTCATGGTCGGCCTGGTTCCCAGCGGGTCTGAAGATCCCTTCGCCCTCAGACGCCACGCCACGGCGATCGTGCGTATTCTCATCGAGAGCCGGTTGCGGCTCAATCTTGCGCAAGCGGTGCGGGCCGCGCAAGAAGGATTGACCGCTCAGAACGTGACGGCCGCGCCTCATACTGGCAAAGGCGGAGCGCCGGACGTCATCGGTTTTTTATATGAGCGGGTCCGCTTTTATGGAAAGAGCGCACACCAATTGCGGGACGACGTCATGGAGGCCGTGCTGAAATCCGTCGATCGCCGTAACGTCGATATGGTGGATCTCTTCGACAAGATGCAGGCGCTGCAGCAGATTTCCACGCGGGCTGAGTTTGATCCGTTGATCGCCGGGTTCAAGCGTGCACACCGGCTGACGGAAAAAGAGCAATGGGATCGGAAGCCGGTCGAGTCCGATGCGTTCCGCGAGACCGCCGAGTCCGCCCTGCATCAGACCGTTCGCAGCAGCCATGACGATTATCGCTCGGCCATGGGCACCGGGCAGTATGGGCAGGCGCTGGATGTGTTGGTCCGCATGAAAGGACCGATCGACGATTTTTTCAATGCGGTGATGGTCAATGCCGAAGATCCGCTGATCCGCGGGAATCGACTGTCGCTCTTGAAGGAGGTCGACGATTTGTTCATGTCGTTCGCTGATTTCTCCCAGATTGTGGTACAAGGGACATAG
- a CDS encoding Rrf2 family transcriptional regulator, whose protein sequence is MKFSKKSEYGLRALLELCETYGGRVLQRHEIAERQNIPVEFLEQILLALKRAGLLASRRGIRGGYSLIKSPEEITLGQVIRILDGPLAPISCVSKTAYQKCADCPYAAKPFCPLQQAMGEVRDAIANILDHYTLSRFAHNNLVEGS, encoded by the coding sequence ATGAAGTTCTCCAAGAAGAGTGAATATGGGCTCCGGGCACTGCTCGAGCTCTGCGAGACCTACGGGGGCCGCGTGCTCCAGCGCCATGAGATTGCCGAGCGCCAGAATATTCCCGTGGAATTTCTCGAACAAATTCTGCTCGCGCTCAAACGCGCCGGACTGCTGGCGAGCCGGCGTGGGATTCGTGGCGGGTACTCGCTGATCAAGTCGCCGGAAGAGATCACGCTGGGCCAAGTCATCCGTATTTTGGATGGCCCGCTCGCGCCGATCAGTTGTGTCAGCAAAACCGCCTATCAAAAATGCGCCGATTGCCCCTATGCCGCCAAACCGTTCTGCCCGTTACAACAGGCCATGGGGGAAGTGCGCGATGCCATTGCCAATATTCTCGACCACTATACGTTGAGTCGATTCGCCCATAACAATCTGGTGGAAGGATCCTGA
- a CDS encoding glycine--tRNA ligase subunit alpha, translated as MNFQDLILTLHRFWADRGCVIHQPYDLEVGAGTFHPATFLRSLGPEPWRAAYPQACRRPTDGRYGENPNRMQHYYQYQVVLKPAPDNIQGLYLESLKQLGIDPKKHDIRFVQDDWESPTLGAWGLGWEVRLDGMEITQFTYFQEIGGIPLNPITGEITYGTERIAMYLQQVDNVYDLQWTDGVTYGDVHHRSEVEFSRYNFEEGEVPMLMATFQAFEGECQRLLEKKLTLPAYDYCIKTSHMFNLLDARGAISVTERTSYIARVRALARRCAESYVADREAMGHPLIKQPARAGKGATNHSPVTTK; from the coding sequence GTGAATTTCCAAGACCTCATTTTGACCCTGCATCGCTTCTGGGCTGACCGCGGGTGCGTGATTCACCAACCTTATGATTTGGAAGTAGGTGCGGGCACATTCCATCCCGCCACGTTCCTCCGTTCCCTCGGGCCGGAACCCTGGCGCGCCGCCTACCCGCAAGCCTGCCGCCGTCCGACCGATGGCCGCTATGGCGAAAATCCCAACCGCATGCAGCACTACTACCAGTATCAGGTCGTGCTGAAACCCGCTCCCGACAATATTCAGGGCCTCTATTTGGAGAGTCTCAAGCAACTGGGCATCGATCCGAAGAAACACGACATCCGGTTTGTGCAGGACGATTGGGAATCGCCGACGCTCGGCGCCTGGGGTTTGGGCTGGGAAGTGCGTCTCGATGGCATGGAGATCACTCAGTTTACGTATTTTCAAGAAATCGGGGGCATTCCGCTCAATCCGATTACCGGCGAAATCACCTATGGCACCGAGCGTATTGCGATGTATCTCCAGCAGGTCGATAACGTGTACGACCTCCAATGGACCGACGGCGTGACGTACGGCGATGTGCATCATCGGAGTGAGGTCGAATTTTCACGCTACAACTTCGAAGAGGGCGAGGTGCCCATGCTGATGGCCACCTTCCAGGCGTTCGAGGGGGAATGTCAGCGTCTGCTCGAAAAGAAGTTGACGTTGCCGGCCTACGATTACTGCATCAAGACCTCGCACATGTTTAACCTGCTGGATGCACGCGGGGCGATCAGCGTCACTGAGCGGACGTCCTACATCGCCAGGGTGCGGGCGTTGGCGCGGCGCTGCGCGGAATCGTACGTGGCCGACCGGGAGGCCATGGGCCATCCCTTGATCAAGCAACCGGCTCGGGCAGGTAAAGGAGCCACCAACCACTCACCGGTCACCACCAAGTAG
- a CDS encoding pyruvate, phosphate dikinase — protein MAKKYVYYFGDGKAEGKGNMKELLGGKGAGLAEMTNLKVSVPPGFTISTEACVEYYKRGKAYPPGMMEEALHALKKIERSMKAGFGDPDNPLLVSVRSGARASMPGMMDTVLNVGLTTTTVHGLAIKTKNERFAQDSYRRFISMFGSIVMGINREHFEDILKHKKRDLGVTQDTHLDAKALKELVVSFKELVKEETKRDFPDDPLEQLRMAINAVFSSWYGARAVTYRRLYNIPETWGTAVNVVAMVFGNMGETSGTGVAFTRDPATGQRQFFGECLTNAQGEDVVAGIRTPLPVNQLEKFMPQAYKDLETTYKRLERHYRDMLDLEFTIQEGKLYMLQTRVGKRTGVAAVRIAVDMVKEGLITKKEALQRIGPDQLAQYLYPIFDAKEESHCTPLGKGLPAGPGAAAGKLALTADRAVEMKAAGDRVVLVRQETSPDDIHGMNAALGFLTARGGMTSHAAVVARQMGKVCVAGCEAIEVVDNQTVRIGTQVFREGEYLSVNGSTGNVYGGDIPVVESEVIQVLQGKMEAAASEKYQLFESVLKWADGVRKLKVRANADVPDQARIARSFGAEGIGLCRTEHMFFAEDRIQIMQKMILARKREEREMYLDQLLPLQKQDFIGLYREMKGFPVTIRLLDPPLHEFLPKREDLMVEIAQLELTSGSPTVLEEKKRLLARVEELHEFNPMLGLRGCRLGITMPEITKMQARAIIEAACELAKEGTKIVPEIMIPLVGMVSEMKAQKDLVREVATETMKRYGVKLSYLVGTMIELPRAAVTADRIAEEAEFFSFGTNDLTQTTFGFSRDDAAKFIDFYKTANILESDPFAVLDREGVGSLMRTAITGGRKTRPTIKLGICGEHGGDPSSVEFCHQLGLDYVSCSPYRVGIARLAAAQAALTQEEAEKSKPKAAPSAAKRVVKAKPAKKAARPASAKKRPVAKRAVRSPKRTKR, from the coding sequence GTGGCCAAGAAATACGTCTATTACTTCGGAGATGGAAAAGCCGAGGGCAAAGGCAACATGAAGGAACTCCTCGGCGGCAAGGGTGCCGGACTGGCCGAGATGACGAACCTGAAAGTCTCCGTGCCCCCCGGATTTACGATCTCCACGGAGGCCTGCGTCGAATACTACAAGCGTGGCAAGGCCTATCCTCCCGGCATGATGGAGGAGGCGTTGCACGCGCTGAAGAAGATCGAACGGTCGATGAAGGCCGGGTTCGGCGATCCGGACAATCCCTTGCTGGTGTCGGTGCGTTCGGGGGCCCGCGCCTCCATGCCGGGCATGATGGACACCGTGTTGAACGTCGGGTTGACCACCACGACCGTGCACGGGCTGGCGATCAAGACCAAGAACGAACGGTTTGCGCAGGACAGCTATCGTCGCTTCATCAGCATGTTCGGCAGCATCGTCATGGGCATCAACCGCGAGCATTTCGAGGACATTCTCAAGCACAAGAAGCGGGATCTCGGGGTGACGCAGGACACGCATCTCGATGCCAAGGCACTCAAGGAACTCGTTGTCAGTTTCAAGGAACTGGTCAAAGAGGAAACCAAACGGGATTTTCCCGACGATCCGCTCGAGCAACTGCGCATGGCCATCAATGCGGTGTTCTCCTCCTGGTACGGCGCGCGGGCCGTCACGTACCGCCGTCTGTACAACATTCCAGAAACCTGGGGCACGGCGGTGAACGTGGTGGCGATGGTCTTCGGCAACATGGGCGAAACCAGCGGCACCGGCGTGGCCTTCACGCGCGATCCGGCCACCGGTCAGCGGCAGTTCTTCGGCGAATGTTTGACGAACGCGCAGGGCGAGGATGTCGTCGCCGGTATCCGGACTCCGTTGCCGGTGAATCAGCTCGAAAAGTTCATGCCGCAGGCCTACAAGGATTTGGAGACGACCTATAAGCGGTTGGAGCGTCACTATCGGGACATGCTCGACCTGGAGTTCACCATCCAGGAGGGCAAGCTCTACATGTTGCAGACCCGCGTCGGAAAACGGACCGGCGTAGCGGCGGTCCGGATCGCGGTCGATATGGTGAAGGAAGGGCTCATCACCAAGAAAGAGGCGCTCCAGCGCATCGGGCCGGATCAGTTGGCGCAGTACCTCTATCCCATTTTCGATGCGAAGGAAGAATCGCACTGCACGCCGCTCGGCAAGGGGTTGCCGGCTGGACCGGGAGCTGCGGCCGGGAAACTCGCGTTGACAGCGGACCGTGCGGTGGAAATGAAGGCTGCCGGTGATCGCGTCGTACTGGTGCGGCAGGAAACCAGCCCGGACGATATTCACGGCATGAATGCCGCCCTGGGCTTTCTGACTGCGCGCGGCGGCATGACGTCCCACGCGGCGGTGGTCGCCAGGCAGATGGGCAAGGTCTGTGTCGCCGGTTGTGAGGCCATTGAAGTGGTGGACAATCAGACCGTGCGGATCGGCACCCAAGTATTCCGCGAAGGGGAGTATCTGTCCGTCAACGGGTCGACCGGTAACGTATATGGCGGTGACATTCCCGTGGTGGAGTCCGAGGTCATCCAGGTGCTGCAGGGCAAAATGGAGGCTGCGGCGTCGGAGAAGTATCAGCTCTTCGAATCGGTGCTGAAGTGGGCCGACGGCGTGCGCAAGTTGAAGGTCCGGGCGAATGCGGACGTGCCTGATCAAGCCCGCATTGCGCGGAGTTTCGGCGCTGAAGGCATCGGTCTCTGTCGGACCGAGCACATGTTCTTTGCCGAGGACCGTATTCAGATCATGCAGAAGATGATCCTCGCCAGGAAGCGGGAAGAACGGGAGATGTACCTGGATCAACTGCTGCCGTTGCAAAAGCAGGACTTCATCGGACTCTATCGCGAGATGAAGGGATTTCCGGTGACGATTCGGTTGCTCGATCCGCCGTTGCATGAATTTCTGCCGAAGCGTGAAGACCTCATGGTCGAAATCGCGCAACTCGAACTGACCAGCGGATCACCGACCGTGCTGGAGGAGAAGAAGCGATTGCTGGCCCGTGTGGAGGAACTGCATGAGTTCAATCCCATGCTGGGTCTGCGCGGCTGCCGCCTCGGGATTACGATGCCGGAGATCACGAAGATGCAGGCGCGCGCGATCATCGAAGCGGCCTGCGAGCTGGCCAAGGAAGGCACGAAGATCGTTCCGGAGATCATGATTCCTCTGGTCGGCATGGTGTCGGAAATGAAGGCACAAAAGGATCTTGTGCGCGAAGTGGCCACAGAAACCATGAAGCGCTACGGCGTGAAGCTCTCCTATCTCGTCGGTACCATGATCGAGTTGCCGCGTGCGGCCGTGACGGCCGATCGGATTGCGGAAGAGGCGGAATTCTTCTCCTTCGGGACGAACGACCTGACGCAAACCACATTCGGCTTCTCCCGCGACGACGCGGCGAAGTTTATCGACTTCTACAAGACCGCCAACATTCTCGAAAGCGACCCGTTTGCCGTGCTGGACCGGGAAGGCGTCGGTTCCCTCATGCGCACCGCGATCACCGGCGGGCGGAAGACCAGACCCACGATCAAGTTGGGCATTTGCGGCGAGCATGGGGGCGACCCCAGTTCCGTCGAGTTCTGCCATCAGCTGGGATTGGACTACGTGAGCTGTTCGCCCTATCGG